In Mesorhizobium sp. 113-3-3, a genomic segment contains:
- a CDS encoding UxaA family hydrolase produces the protein MNVSNTILLSPADNVAVANGRIEIGTALPGGALATAIIEPGHKVAIKPIAAGEAVVKYAQAIGRATQDIAPGEHVHSHNLVFEAGRLPVVPPSEAEHATAADRARTFMGYRRADGRAGTRNFIGIIASVNCSATVCHSIADTANRTLLPKYPGIDGFVPIVHGQGCGMSGTGDGMMVLHRTLAGYARHPNFGGVLMVGLGCEVNQLTLYGQKGAAAGKRHFNIQDAGGSRKSVEKAMGVLAEIAEEVGQLKREPIPVSEIVVGLQCGGSDGMSGITANPALGAAVDILAGVGGIGILSETTEIYGAEHLLAYRAATPEIAKKLDGYVKWWEDHVAKHGASIDNNPSPGNKRGGLTTILEKSLGAVAKGGQTPLNGVFGYAEKVTGNGLVFMDTPGYDPVSATGQVAGGANVIVFTTGRGSCFGCRPTPSIKVATNSTMYHQMEEDMDVNCGVIASGEKTIAGMGREIFELIVETASGRKTKSEDFGYGDNEFVPWHLGATL, from the coding sequence ATCAAGCCGATTGCCGCCGGTGAAGCGGTGGTCAAGTACGCCCAGGCGATCGGCCGCGCCACGCAGGACATCGCACCCGGCGAGCATGTCCACTCGCACAATCTGGTGTTCGAGGCCGGCCGCCTGCCGGTGGTGCCGCCGAGCGAGGCCGAGCATGCGACGGCGGCCGACCGCGCCCGCACCTTCATGGGCTATCGCCGGGCCGATGGCCGCGCCGGCACGCGCAACTTCATCGGCATCATCGCCAGCGTCAATTGCTCGGCCACGGTCTGCCATTCCATCGCCGACACCGCCAACCGGACCTTGCTGCCGAAATATCCCGGCATCGACGGTTTCGTGCCGATCGTCCACGGTCAGGGCTGCGGCATGAGCGGCACTGGCGACGGTATGATGGTGCTGCACCGCACGCTTGCCGGCTATGCCCGCCACCCGAATTTCGGCGGCGTGCTGATGGTCGGCCTGGGATGCGAAGTCAACCAGCTCACCCTCTACGGCCAGAAGGGCGCCGCCGCTGGAAAACGCCATTTCAACATCCAGGACGCCGGCGGATCGCGCAAATCGGTGGAAAAGGCGATGGGCGTGCTGGCGGAAATCGCCGAGGAAGTCGGCCAGCTGAAGCGCGAGCCTATCCCGGTCTCGGAGATTGTCGTCGGCTTGCAATGCGGCGGCTCCGACGGCATGTCGGGCATCACCGCCAATCCGGCGCTGGGGGCCGCCGTTGACATATTGGCCGGCGTCGGCGGCATCGGCATCCTCTCCGAGACCACGGAAATCTACGGCGCCGAGCATCTGCTCGCCTACCGCGCGGCGACGCCCGAGATCGCCAAGAAGCTCGATGGCTATGTGAAGTGGTGGGAAGATCACGTCGCCAAGCATGGCGCCTCGATCGACAACAACCCCTCGCCGGGCAACAAGCGCGGCGGCCTCACCACCATCCTGGAAAAGTCGCTGGGCGCGGTCGCCAAGGGTGGCCAGACGCCGCTCAATGGCGTGTTCGGCTATGCCGAGAAGGTCACCGGCAACGGGCTGGTGTTCATGGACACGCCAGGCTACGACCCGGTCTCGGCCACCGGCCAGGTCGCGGGCGGCGCCAATGTCATCGTCTTCACCACCGGGCGCGGTTCCTGCTTCGGCTGCCGGCCGACGCCGTCGATCAAGGTCGCCACCAACTCGACCATGTATCACCAGATGGAAGAGGACATGGACGTCAATTGCGGCGTCATCGCTTCGGGCGAAAAGACCATCGCCGGCATGGGCCGCGAGATCTTCGAACTGATCGTCGAGACGGCTTCTGGCCGCAAGACCAAGAGCGAGGATTTCGGCTACGGCGACAACGAGTTCGTGCCCTGGCATCTCGGCGCGACACTCTGA